TCTCCCGCGGCTTCTACCTGCTCGCCCGGACCGACGCCGCCAGCAAGGCGGTCGCCACCGTCCGCCGGTTCGGCCGCGACCAGACCAGCCGCCGCGCCCCCGACGCCGACACCGCCGGCCTCGACGTGACCCTCGAACGCGACGTGTTCGAGCTGGCCGCGACCGCCGGCGTCACCGCCGTCGACGCCACCCCCACGACCGAACTCTTCGCGCAGGTCGACGACCTCGCCGTCGCCGCCGGTATCGGCCTCGACGGGGCGGCCGAGTCCCTCCCGGGCCCGACCGAACTCCAGACCGGCGCGACCGCCGGCGACGCGGCAGGCGCCGACGACCACGTCCGCCAGCCGGCGACGGATTCGTGACGACGAATCGAAGCCCTTAAAGATACCAGCGAGCAACTGTGAAATGCGC
This window of the Haloarchaeobius amylolyticus genome carries:
- a CDS encoding DUF7114 family protein, whose translation is MDEAATCRRAAIEAIQDIYPDRLRDDLEARLESASMAPGVLTIRCARAVDDAVDPTSVAQRAAGVQLIYEGLRLTRSLAHDEPWADSDDHTQPNLDSLAATVLVSRGFYLLARTDAASKAVATVRRFGRDQTSRRAPDADTAGLDVTLERDVFELAATAGVTAVDATPTTELFAQVDDLAVAAGIGLDGAAESLPGPTELQTGATAGDAAGADDHVRQPATDS